A segment of the Candoia aspera isolate rCanAsp1 chromosome 8, rCanAsp1.hap2, whole genome shotgun sequence genome:
GGCAACCACGGCCATCCCTTAGTGCAGGCTTCCAAACGGATCTTTTGTGGCAATTGCTGTCTGATTGAAAGAATATACAACCAGCAGAATCAACCTTAAGCTTTTCTGAACTGAACAGTCTAAGCTACCATTCAGCTGCAGTCAAAGACTGCATCTCTGGACATACCACATTGAACACATTTCCGGAGGCATGGAAAGTTTTGGTTAACTTTCCATGTCTCTGGCAATAGAACCGAAATACATGTACATACGCAGACAAAATCCTGCAGTTTCAGAAAAGCCTTGCCATTGGATTCTGCTGATTAAACTAAACAGATCCTGTGTGCTAGAATTTATGCTGCATCAGGGACAGCGCTTGACCTCTATCAGTGACTCCCTctctattaaagaaaaaaatggtagctGCTTATCAGAGAGAAAAAGGTAATAGCAGATGCTGGACacgaaaatcatttaaaaatataaaatgcaacatAACCTGTACTGTAAGCAAACTGTGCCAATATTACTTCAGTTTGTAGCCACTTAATCAGTACTTGTTCTACCTGAAAAcggctttttaattaaaaataaaaaaaagttggatGTCTGAAATTCTGCAACACATATATTGGAAAAGATGTAAATAATGTATACATATTGTTGTAAGTGATGGGATGAAAAACTATAtaaattctaggctttttcaGTAAGGAAATGAATGCTgtttataagaaaaataaatagctaTGTTTGAACATGACtgccttttttcccttctcatAATTTTTAATAGATGAGATTCACATATATCTGTACATTGTGCTTATCTGATAATTCCTCACTGAAGGTATTCTGCGGTTACCTCACATGGATTTGTTAACTGTACTGCAAGCAAATGAAATGGCAATACAATGAACCCATACCCATCCAGTTCTTTAACTCAACTTACCAAAAGATTGATAAAGTTTTCCGAGAGCGGTAAGGCCACTCAAAAGGGAGTTTTGCTGCTATTTTTGCCTAGGCACACAAAGACCCGTACTTGAGCCCCATTCATTTTGGGTAATGATTGGATTCTTTTTATAAAGTACACACAGAACACTTCCACTTTTGATTTGGAACCAGGTTTCAATAGTACTTAAAATGAAAGTTTTAGAAGAATTCCtttatttgatgatgatgatgatgacgacgattcCCCAGCTACTTCTACCTGGATCAAACAGCCCCATTTTGTTCTATGCAGGGATCAATGCTtcccaaatattttgttttttggtttgagCCTGGACTACCCCAAATCCAAGACATTTTATGGATTTCTAGTATGTTTGTGGGTGTGTTCCCATGCCTGAGAGGATGGATGATACACTTGAATGCATGATACAGTACCCACACTGAAATTAAGGAAGGCTAAACCTTTCCTGAATCATCTGCTAAGGGTCACATATATATATCGGtgttaattatgtgccatcaggctggCGAATTTCACAGAAGGAAATATGCACACGCAATCATTCTGGTAAAAGAATATCAGTTCATCTCaaattccaggaaaagacaaattTGTGTCCTCCCATCATTTTGGACAGAAAACACCTTACTCTGACTATTGACTGCCTGGCAGGGGCTATGAGCACTGTAGTCCAAAGGAATATGATTGCCTAATGTTGCTATGGTTAGTAGCTCAGCAGCTTTGATCGCGCAGAtagatttgcaaaataaaaagcaacactTGCTCTTAAAATTGGTTGCTTAGCTTTTTAATTTGACCGTCGGTTTCTATGGACGCCTTATTCTTTCACTATTGGCGTGTTATTTGTGGTGGGTGTGTTTTTCAATAAATAGAAGCTTTGTGAGCAGAGTTTATTTGCATTAGTCTTTCAGAGTAAATACGACATCTTATTTCCCAAATGAGGTGAGTTTTGTTCTCAAAAGTTTTCCCATCTTAAAAGAGTTTTTGTTCAGGACATTAAATCCTTTTCATTGTTTATATAGGAGGTGACAACCTAAGCTGTGATAtataggaaggggaagggagatgGGACACAGCAAgataaatatgcatttatttcgATCTTATTTAGGATTACCCAAAGTAGGAATTTGAAGGAAAACAAACGGCAAATGGTGTATGCAAATGACACATTTAACCATAAGTGAGCCAATCACCTTTTAGCCCAGGTGCAAGTATAACTTGTGGGGTTAATTTATGATTTACTGAAGAAGGAAACATTACCAAGTCAGCTGTGCCCCAACACCATTCACAATACTTCTCTATACCTTTCAAAGCTTGCACACTTACTTTTGCTCCCACCATGTACATTCAGCAGTTGATATATTGtactttgttctttaaacttctcacctctttctttttgagcATATCAGTTCCATCCAACCAAGTCTGTCTCGGTCGTCTTCCTCTTGACATGCTCTTTCTTTGTACATTTGTTTTGCTATCCAGTGCTCATTCATGTTCTTGTGACAATACCATCTCAGTGCCTTTGTTTCCTAATGATCACCCTGCATTTTTGTCTCCAAATCTCAACCATTCCTCGCTTTCTTTCACTAtgctttttcaaacatttttctcAGTTTTCCACTTCTCTTTCCGTCCAAGTTGCGGTTTTCCATATGCCTTCATCAGGACCAGATAGACACttagatgatattattattaattatctcCTCCACTACCCCTCATGGGTTCAGTCTGAGGCTTTAAGATGATGCTGTTGGGAAGATAGAGGAGATATCTCTGCCACATACCGCATTCCCCACCAATGGTATCACCAGTAATGGCCAGCTTGGGCACATGGTGGTGATGGCCAATAGGCAAGCAGAACCCAAACCCAGTTTCTCTGCAATATTCTCATGCTGAGGGAAGCTAGGAGCTCAAACCTAGGGACTAGTAGCAAGCCAGCATCCCACTCCCtgggacagtgtttttcaagcatgacaagcttaagatgtgtggactttaactcccagaattccccagtcagtgcTCCCAGCGTttggggagttgaaatccacggatcttaaaagttgccaaggttgaaaaacactgccctgggAGGTCCGTGAAATGCATTGACATGCTCAGGCTGTTTGAATTGGTCCATGGATGCGATGGAAACAAAAACACACACTATATGCAGTTTCTCCCATTCTTCGCAGTGGATGCAAAGCTACCTAGACagaataatgattttaaaaaaaatcctccccaTTTTGCAGGTAATCAATTTTTCCCCGGGTGGAAAGGGTGTCTGGTTCCATGGCAACTTCATCACAACTGATGGATCGATGCGCTCGCAGCTGAACTGCCTCCCTTCCGGCCGCATCCGTTGTTCGGCGTGCGGCtagccttccctttcccttttccacTTGAAGCCGGCACTGGCGCCTCGCAGGCGAGTCCGTTTAGCTGTGTTCGGCTTTTTACTTTTAGGTCGCCCTCTACGCTGACGGCGGTCGCGTTTCGACCTGATCTTTTCGGTCCCTCTCGGGCCGCTGTAGCGAAGCCAGAAGCGATTGAAGAGGTTGCGAGACAACAGCCGTAGACCAGGACGCGAAAATGAGGCCAGTGGGAGGAGCCCTCGCGTGACGTCACTGGGCGGTGCGGCCAACCCCTATCGATCCCGCGCCAAATTCGAACGCCGGCGGGCAGACAAAGCGGCGTTTGGCGAAGTCGACGCAGCGGCCATCCGCGCTTTTTGTCCTTACTGCGGTGCCGTTTCTCTCCGGGGGAGCTCCGTTTCGTTCCGTCGCGCCGTTTCCATGGCATCCCCACCCAAACGAAGCCGGAGCAGCGTGAAGAAGATCGCCATTGAGGGTAACATAGGTAAGCAGTGAGGGGAGGGTCGCTTCGCCGCGGGTAACCCCCCTTAGTAGATTATAAGAACTCTGTAAacgtaatatatcttgatttcagtcaACCCTGGGCTCTGGGTCTGCCTGACCCTTGCCATTGTAGCGGCCGCTCTTCCCCAACCATAAATTAAAGTAGCAGATCAAGTTTATGGACGTGTTCGTTCTTGCAGTGGAGCATTTTAAAGACTGGAACAGAAGTGGAAGAGGTGGTCGGGATGATGACAGAAATATTTTAGCTGGACTTTGCTCCAAACTCATATTTTTAGTTTGAAAGTCAATGTCAGTGAAACGTGCCACATTAGATTCTAAACTactgtttgtttattacatttacataATCGCCCATCTCACTACTGTggctttgggcagcttacaaagttaaaaatccagaaaacagtACAAGATCAGcaaaaaataacagcaaaaattgttaaaaacaatgACACTGTTAACACATAATCAGCTGGGAGCAACATTCTTTTTCCTAAGAGCACAACCACAAGCTTGACTATGAATGGCAAGGCTTGGGATACGTTTACACAGTAAAACAAGCAAGGCTTACAAAGTCTtatattattgaatttatattaaATTGAAAAGCAAGCCACATATAGATAACAGGAAGGGATTATTTTGTATATGTAAATAACTGTCCTCCTGGGTACTAAACCAAGGCTAATTTCTGATGCTGTCCTACCAAACAGTTCCCCTTTTAAAACTGGTAGCAATTTCTAAAGACAAGCACCAGAATCTTAGTGGTCTGATGAGTATCTTCTCTTCCTTAGCTGCAGGCAAATCTACTTTCGTGAATATTCTCAAAAAAGGCCGAGAGGAATGGGAAGTTGTTCCAGAGCCAGTGGCAAGATGGTGCAACGTTCAGGACGGCCAAGATGACTGTGAGGTatgataaaatataattatatgatTTGGGTGAAGAAATAGATTTTTGAGACAAAACAGTGgaggaacaaaataaaactgcTACATTCCATACTAGGTAAGTTCTGTGACATGGATAGGCAACTCTTGAATTGCTGGGTGCATTTAGAATTTGGGAACATGTGAATGCTGCCACCAAATGATTGTCAGGAGAAGTAGCTTTATGTAGTCAGAAGTGACTGCCATGGGGACATGTGGACAGTCACAAAAGTCCAGATGACGAGAAGTAAAACTGACAAAGCTGTTGTTTGCCACCCTATTTAGCCTTCCGGGatgcttcctatttatttatttagaaaatgtgcaTGGCCGCCTATCTTTTGCATGAAAATCCTAGGCGGCTCACAACATTTCATAAGACCAAAATCTAAGACCACATTTCATAAGACCCCAAAACCCCACAACAATATAATATATCCCATCACAGCGCCACAAAATCCTACCAACTCTACATTTACATTTTCTGGGCTCACTTCCATCCTACCCCAATGCCAGAGTGAAGAGCCTGGCTTATTAACTGTGCTTACTTTAATAGTGTATGTTTTCTGGGCAATGGGCCTATTTTCAAATAAAGCGTACTGTAGTTGCTCCTTTTTTAATTTCTAAGAATGTTAGATGGAGGGCCTGCAGAGGAccattcttggaaataattttaaaaatccaggtggGGCAGGCAGTCTGGAAGATGCTCATACAGGTGCAGGCAGAGATGCACTGTGTCTTGGGTTTTGCTGCTTAAAATGTTTGCACAGGTCTAGATTAAAGAGGAAAATAACTCTGTTTTCCTGATTTTatgacaaaataattaaaatgcagaagtagaactgtaaaaataaatatggacCTGATGTCCTTTATGCAAGATTGCTTTATTTGCACCTGTTAGGATATTGGTTTTTGGTTGTAAAGCACAGTATTTTATTAAAACTCCTGTAGGTGtttatatagggttttttttttaaatattagattTGGCATTAAATTGGACCCATGTAAacttcaccattttttaaaataccaatgCAGGAAGCTTGCTTTCTTGTAGTGAAAATCATGCATATTGAAATACGTACTTTTTACTGTTGAAACACTTACACGATCAGAATGTGTTTAGTCTGCTTTCAGCTGCAAAATTCCACCTACCTACTGTTAAAGAagagccatttttaattttcatgTATGTTCATGAATCTTTAAACAGGAGCTGACAGCCTCACAAAAGAGTGGTGGCAACCTACTTCAGATGATGTATGAGAAGCCTGAGAGATGGTCATTTACGTTTCAAGCCTACGCCTGTCTGAGCAGAATCAGGGCTCAGCTCATGTGTTTTGATGGGAAACTAAAAGAAGCTGAGAACGCTGTGGTTTTCTTTGAAAGATCAGTTTATAGTGACAGGTACCCATGTGCTTCTTGATCATTGTTTTCTTAGTCATCCCTCCTCCCCTTGGTTTTACATCTCATCATCATCTCAGCAATTTGAAAAATTGAAAAGCTTTCCTCTTTTCAGTCACTGGAATTGGTTTCTTGATACTAGAACGGGTTGGAACAGCCTCGCCCAATCTCAGCACCTTCCCGATACATGAAGTTCAACTTGCAGCGTTCTCAGCAATGGCCccgttgactggggaattctgggagttgaattctaaAGAGTACTGTACATACTTTGGGGAAGGCTGGACTATAGGAGAGACAGGTATTGAGGTTACAGCCTTGGTATTGGCTTCTGTCCTGTTACTCTTTTTCTTCAGAGAAGGCAATatgcaaaatacaggtagtccttgcttaatgactacaattgggaccagaattttggttgctaactgaagcagtcattaagtgaatccgatctgattttaccacctttttttgcagtggtcattaagtgaattactgcAGGTGTTAAATGAGCcatgtggttattaagcgaatcatgtggtccccattgagtttgcttgccagaagctggctgggaaggtcaaaaatggcaatctcgGGACactgacagtcataaatgtgaactggttgccaagtacccaaatcatgactgtggggatgctgtgatggttgtaaatgtgaggaccggtcacaagccagtttttccagcaccatcgtaaatccaaaccatcactgaacaaatggttgttaagcgaggactacctgtatgcgcATTTGGCTCTGCACATATATAAACAAAAGTAGTTTATATAAAATTACTTAAAAGTAGCTACCCTGGGACATTCATGCAGCTTCCAGATCTTAGCTAGGAGCCTGCCTTTATAGCAGTTTGTTTATTCTGTCAATTTATATAGACACCCATCTCACAGCAACTGGCAGTGAAGGACTGGCAACAGTTAAACTGactgtgagaatttttttttttaaggagcttTATTTGTAACGTAAGCAACACCTTCTCAGTTCTTATGATCAGACTTGTTCCAGGtccaaaataaaatgtttcccCATTTTAGAATTAttgaacctgattttttttttcctggaaaggtACATCTTTGCATCCAATTTGTATGAATCTGACTGTATAAATGAAACAGAGTGGACTATTTATCAAGACTGGCATAATTGGATGAATCGGCAGTTTGGGTCAAGCCTTGAACTGGATGGCATTATTTATCTCCGAGCTACTCCTGAAGTAAGAAATGAAGCTTTGTGAATATACTGGACATTAGAACACATCCCTTGCAGAGTTTTGGTTCTTACCTCTACAGTATTCTTAGTTTCTGCAAATTCGTGCCTATGTAAAACACACTTAACAACTGGCATGCTGCCCCTGATTTCACCCTTCTCTCTCACAGATCCTAAACTCCTGTGCTTCCTCTACTGCATTCAGTCTATGTATTCATGGAGAGCTACTCAAATTATTTGCAATGTTGAGTTCAAGAGAGTGAGGTTGCCCCAGTTCTGATTCCTGAAGCTTATAACAATCTTTGCACCTTGGACTCTCCAAAAACATTATAAAAGGTTGAGATTCAAGGTGGTCAACTGCACCACTGAATTCTGGTTGCACCATTAACAAAAATTGGTGATGCAGCTTTCCCATTTTGTAACAAGAAACTGTAACGTAAGCCCTAAAACAAGTGGATTGTAGTTAAAAACCATTCTTCcctcctcttaaaaaaaaaaactagaaaaaacaaaaaagctttgATCTGACCATGTCACTATTCTCCAGCCAAATAATATTTAGTGCGACACCTAATAATCTGAATGTTGCTAACTTCTGATATGGATGGAATCAGTCATTGGTATTTCAGTTCTATTTAACATCTTTTTTGTGTCAGTCATATAATACTAATTTATCTTGATCAGCATTTATGGGGTAGGATGGATTCTTTGGTAGTTTAATATATATGATGGCTTAGAGGCTTTAAGGAGGAATTTGAAACTCCTTCATCTTCacaaattcaataaacaaatttGTATCTTATTTCCTGTAGAGATGTGGATTTTCTGAAAAAATATCCTATGCAAATGAGTATAGTTTAAATTAACACATTTGTCTCACTGTCAGAGTTCTGCACAAGTATTTGGGCTACATCatttaatgtgaaaaaaaaaataaatctagacTATTTTATGAGTTttgaaaattacaataaaaaataaaacctttgtTATGTAGAGAAAAACCGTTTTTATTAGAATGTTAAAAACACTGtgcaataagcaataaaataatataccATTGCAGTATACTTTTAGCTTCTCAGTTTTTGAGAACAATTATTAGAAAAGTAAGTATTATACAACTTTGAAACTGTCAAACTTGCCTATGGTGGAAAATTTTGACCCTGTAAAATATGCCTGCCCACATCTCTGATTTACTCTCAGCCTTCCCAGAGGGGAGTCAGAATTCACATATTTTACTGTTCTCAGCTAAAATCAAGGGGACAAATCTGGAGTGAGAGAATTAACTAGGTATTAGCTTTAATTTCAAGCTATCTGGCTGTTTCTTGAAATATAACATAATATGTATTGAAATAGTTGTAATACATGTTTGTAAGAggattcttttctctttatttaactGTGTCCAATTTTGTATTCTGACTTAAACTAACCTACCTCATAGGACTGGTTGGATAAGAACCATGCACTTTAGAAATAAGcttgtaaaaataaatgttttggaaatactAAATTATAATGCTATGCTAGTAACACCTTGAAAATGATGACAagcatttttttacaaaaattctaGGACAAAGTATTGATATCTGGATTGAAGTAGATCTCACTGAGTTCAAAGCTGTATCTTAACAGTGGCTTAGAAATGCTGCATTTGGGCAACTGAGAACATGGTTGGATGGCACAAAATCAGTGATCT
Coding sequences within it:
- the DCK gene encoding deoxycytidine kinase, giving the protein MASPPKRSRSSVKKIAIEGNIAAGKSTFVNILKKGREEWEVVPEPVARWCNVQDGQDDCEELTASQKSGGNLLQMMYEKPERWSFTFQAYACLSRIRAQLMCFDGKLKEAENAVVFFERSVYSDRYIFASNLYESDCINETEWTIYQDWHNWMNRQFGSSLELDGIIYLRATPEKCLNRIYIRGRDEEQGIPIEYLEKLHYKHESWLQHRTLPMDFEYLQEIPILTLDVNEDFKGNRDKQENMIEKVQEFLSTL